A stretch of the Maridesulfovibrio zosterae DSM 11974 genome encodes the following:
- a CDS encoding flavodoxin — MSKSLIVYGSTTGNTETAAEYIAEEMASKDMDVELKNVTEIKINDLEQSYDIILFGCSTWGDEEIELQDDFIPLYDSLEDAGLKDKKVGVFGCGDSDYTYFCGAVDAIEEKLEKMGAVIIGNSLKIDGDPERPAITEWAKEIVEKI; from the coding sequence ATGTCAAAGTCATTAATCGTCTATGGTTCAACCACTGGAAATACGGAAACAGCTGCAGAATATATTGCTGAAGAGATGGCCTCGAAAGACATGGATGTTGAACTTAAGAACGTAACCGAAATTAAAATTAATGATCTGGAACAAAGCTATGACATTATACTTTTCGGTTGCTCTACATGGGGTGATGAAGAGATTGAACTGCAAGATGATTTCATTCCGCTTTATGATTCTCTGGAAGATGCCGGCTTGAAGGATAAAAAAGTCGGAGTATTCGGATGCGGAGATTCAGATTACACTTATTTTTGCGGAGCTGTAGACGCTATTGAAGAAAAGCTAGAAAAGATGGGTGCTGTAATTATTGGGAACTCCCTGAAAATTGACGGGGACCCAGAAAGGCCGGCTATAACTGAGTGGGCGAAAGAGATAGTTGAAAAAATTTAA
- a CDS encoding pilus assembly protein PilZ, with amino-acid sequence MNTLFDRRKTNRIKLSKIENFFRQCDIYVSSEKGDIDITILDISPVGMRISINGSEDQSKISPQDKLFIRGCIFNDNIGFLSSQNVVAVWKENNICGFKFTPPLDLDELTIRSMIKHNQLQ; translated from the coding sequence ATGAATACACTATTTGATAGAAGAAAAACAAACAGAATAAAACTTTCAAAAATTGAAAATTTTTTCCGACAGTGTGACATTTATGTATCATCTGAAAAAGGCGATATAGACATAACAATACTTGATATTTCACCTGTAGGTATGCGCATAAGTATCAACGGGTCGGAAGACCAAAGCAAAATCAGCCCGCAAGACAAACTCTTTATACGTGGCTGCATTTTTAATGATAACATAGGTTTTCTCAGCAGCCAGAACGTGGTCGCAGTATGGAAAGAAAACAACATTTGCGGTTTTAAGTTTACTCCTCCACTTGATCTTGATGAACTGACAATCCGCTCCATGATCAAACATAACCAACTGCAATAA
- a CDS encoding ATP-binding cassette domain-containing protein, producing the protein MALMSINNVSMSFGGPLLLDEISFQVEEGQRICIVGRNGEGKSTLLRLMSGDLVPDSGNIANQKGVTVARLSQKVPEVLEGSIFEIVAGGLGKLGDALNRYHAVSLEVASGGDVARLSEIEEIMESHGGWEALTTIEMVISRLSLTPDMRFENLSGGLKRRALLARALASKPDVLLLDEPTNHLDIDSIAWLEEFILKNIKTLIFITHDRMFLRRIATRIIELDRGNVADWACDYDTFLKRKEELLDAEEKNWSEFDKKLAREEVWIRQGIKARRTRNEGRVRALKKLREERKSRRERTGRATIEIQEAARSGKVVAETVNASFSWDDKPVFKNLNTSIMRGDRIGIIGPNGAGKTTLIQVLLGKLKAHSGSVKLGTKLEISYFDQHREQLDPNKSVRDSVADGNDTVTINGRAKHIMGYLKDFLFAPDRANSPVSVLSGGERNRLLLARLFTRPSNLLIMDEPTNDLDAETLELLEDKIMDYPGTVIIVSHDRVFLNNVVTGTIAFEGDATVREYVGGYDDWLRQRPQLETEAKTKESKVKSQKEIAEKRPEKLSYKEQRDFESCEVEILELPVKIERLETEIEEIQTLMSDPEFYKKSAEEMSKTQNKLEALEAEHETTFERWEEVESKLEKYRERTKK; encoded by the coding sequence ATGGCTTTGATGAGCATAAATAACGTTTCCATGTCTTTCGGCGGCCCTTTGCTGCTTGATGAAATATCCTTTCAGGTGGAAGAAGGACAACGCATATGTATTGTTGGACGTAACGGGGAAGGCAAATCCACCCTGCTGCGCCTCATGAGCGGCGACCTTGTCCCCGATAGCGGCAACATTGCAAACCAGAAGGGAGTGACTGTCGCAAGACTGTCCCAGAAAGTCCCAGAAGTTCTTGAAGGGTCCATCTTCGAGATTGTTGCAGGCGGGCTTGGTAAACTTGGCGACGCATTAAACAGATATCACGCTGTCAGCCTTGAAGTTGCTTCAGGAGGTGATGTTGCCAGGCTTTCAGAGATAGAAGAAATCATGGAAAGTCATGGAGGATGGGAAGCTCTTACCACTATTGAAATGGTAATATCACGTCTGTCCCTGACTCCTGATATGCGTTTTGAAAACCTTTCCGGAGGACTCAAAAGACGTGCCCTGCTTGCCCGTGCGCTTGCAAGTAAACCGGACGTATTGCTTCTGGACGAACCGACCAACCATCTTGATATAGACTCCATTGCATGGCTTGAAGAATTCATTCTTAAAAACATTAAAACACTTATTTTCATCACTCATGACCGCATGTTCCTAAGACGTATAGCGACACGTATAATTGAACTGGATCGCGGCAATGTTGCGGATTGGGCCTGCGATTACGATACATTTCTAAAGCGCAAAGAAGAACTGCTCGATGCTGAAGAAAAAAACTGGTCTGAATTTGATAAAAAACTGGCCAGAGAGGAAGTCTGGATCAGACAGGGTATCAAAGCCCGCCGTACAAGAAATGAAGGAAGGGTTCGTGCTCTGAAAAAACTACGCGAAGAACGTAAATCCAGACGGGAACGTACAGGTCGAGCCACCATCGAAATTCAGGAAGCAGCCCGTTCAGGAAAAGTTGTTGCCGAAACGGTCAACGCATCATTTTCATGGGACGATAAACCAGTTTTTAAAAACCTGAATACATCCATCATGCGCGGAGACCGCATTGGTATCATAGGCCCGAATGGTGCAGGTAAAACAACACTAATTCAAGTTTTACTAGGCAAATTAAAAGCCCATTCAGGAAGCGTAAAACTTGGAACAAAGCTTGAAATTTCATATTTCGACCAGCACCGTGAACAGCTTGATCCTAATAAATCTGTCCGGGACAGTGTTGCTGACGGTAATGACACTGTGACCATCAACGGGCGTGCAAAACACATCATGGGTTATCTGAAAGATTTTCTATTCGCACCTGACAGGGCAAATTCTCCGGTCAGTGTTCTTTCCGGCGGTGAGCGCAACCGTCTTTTACTGGCGCGCCTTTTCACCAGGCCTTCCAATCTGCTGATAATGGATGAACCGACCAACGATCTAGATGCTGAAACTCTTGAGCTACTGGAAGACAAGATTATGGATTACCCCGGAACAGTAATTATTGTCAGTCATGATCGTGTCTTCCTGAATAATGTCGTGACAGGAACAATAGCCTTCGAAGGTGATGCAACTGTAAGGGAGTATGTGGGTGGTTACGACGACTGGCTAAGACAACGTCCACAACTGGAAACCGAAGCCAAGACAAAAGAGTCAAAAGTAAAATCGCAGAAAGAAATCGCTGAAAAACGCCCTGAAAAACTAAGCTACAAAGAACAGCGTGACTTTGAGTCTTGTGAAGTAGAAATCCTCGAATTACCTGTAAAGATTGAAAGACTTGAGACTGAAATAGAAGAAATTCAGACACTTATGTCCGACCCTGAATTTTACAAAAAATCAGCGGAAGAAATGTCCAAAACTCAAAACAAACTCGAAGCATTAGAAGCAGAACATGAAACAACTTTCGAACGCTGGGAAGAAGTTGAATCCAAGCTTGAAAAATATCGAGAACGCACTAAAAAGTAA
- a CDS encoding TrkH family potassium uptake protein, translating to MKAKASSPFWVPIYAFFATILVGGLLLKLDICHPGKELSLLDAVFTATSAVCVTGLAVVDTGSFFSRTGQSVILALIQLGGLGIMTYASLVIYLMGKKVSAADRIAVSQTLIHNPSFNMGKFIVGVVTAVLSIEAIGAFLLYFMDPKGFYPFSAVFHSISAFCNAGFSLYSDSLTSWSEHLGINCVFMALIFMGGLGFYVMTEIWQIFCDLICKRNKKVKAHAMTWHTRTVLETSIFLVIAGAVALFLFENMKAHPDAPYGISKIGALFQSVTCRTAGFNSVEISNMTNIGLIVMIFLMLIGGSPGSCAGGLKTTTFRAWLAFIIAKIKGRSQVVVSWYALSEENVNRMLTLLALASVILCSAIILLSITEGSYLPHSQARGHFIEITFEAISAFATVGLSTGVTPELSNSGKTIIITLMFVGRLGPVWLLTAINSWQSEPRYRLPEDDLPLG from the coding sequence ATGAAAGCTAAAGCATCTTCACCTTTCTGGGTTCCTATATATGCATTTTTTGCCACAATATTAGTTGGCGGATTACTGCTGAAACTGGACATCTGTCATCCGGGAAAAGAACTGTCTTTACTGGATGCCGTATTCACCGCGACCTCAGCTGTATGCGTAACAGGACTTGCTGTAGTAGACACAGGGTCATTTTTCAGCAGGACCGGACAATCTGTTATTCTAGCCCTTATCCAATTGGGAGGGCTTGGGATCATGACTTATGCGAGCCTTGTAATTTATCTGATGGGTAAAAAAGTCAGTGCCGCAGACCGTATTGCGGTAAGCCAGACTCTTATCCATAACCCTTCATTTAATATGGGCAAATTTATTGTTGGAGTTGTAACAGCCGTCTTGTCTATAGAAGCAATCGGAGCATTTCTGCTCTACTTCATGGACCCGAAAGGGTTCTATCCATTCTCTGCTGTCTTCCATTCTATCTCAGCTTTTTGTAATGCAGGTTTCTCCCTGTACTCTGACAGTCTGACTTCATGGAGCGAGCATTTAGGCATCAACTGCGTCTTCATGGCCCTCATCTTCATGGGAGGACTTGGTTTCTATGTTATGACAGAAATATGGCAGATATTTTGTGATCTTATATGCAAACGTAATAAGAAAGTAAAAGCACATGCCATGACATGGCATACCCGCACAGTCCTTGAAACGTCTATTTTTCTAGTCATTGCAGGAGCTGTAGCTCTGTTTCTGTTCGAAAATATGAAAGCCCATCCTGATGCACCATACGGAATCAGCAAAATAGGAGCTCTGTTTCAGTCAGTAACATGCCGAACAGCAGGATTTAATTCAGTAGAAATATCGAATATGACAAATATTGGTCTTATCGTAATGATCTTCCTTATGCTGATCGGTGGATCACCTGGATCTTGTGCGGGAGGATTGAAAACTACAACTTTCCGTGCCTGGCTTGCATTTATCATTGCCAAAATCAAAGGAAGATCGCAGGTAGTGGTCAGCTGGTATGCACTGAGCGAGGAAAACGTTAACCGCATGCTGACTTTATTGGCACTTGCAAGTGTTATTCTCTGTTCAGCCATAATCCTTTTAAGCATAACTGAAGGAAGCTATCTTCCGCACTCGCAGGCCAGAGGACACTTTATTGAAATCACTTTCGAAGCGATATCAGCATTTGCCACAGTAGGACTTTCAACCGGCGTAACTCCGGAACTCAGCAACTCAGGCAAAACAATAATTATCACCCTCATGTTCGTAGGAAGACTCGGCCCGGTATGGCTTTTAACAGCCATTAACAGTTGGCAAAGCGAACCACGCTATCGCCTTCCTGAAGACGATTTGCCTTTAGGATAA
- a CDS encoding bifunctional 3-deoxy-7-phosphoheptulonate synthase/chorismate mutase type II, with product MDVQLDVTGIDSWGFKNDGPLIIAGPCSAESREQLMDTAKGIADKGVHLLRAGIWKPRTRPNCFEGMGEEGLKWLVEAKEATGLPISCETANPEHVELCLKYGVDLIWVGARTTVNPFAVQALADALKGTDIPVLVKNPINPDVELWIGALERLNKAGVKKLGAIHRGFSSARPTEYRNAPNWRIFIELRRRCEGMPIICDPSHLCGKRELIPAVAQKALDLLFDGLMIESHINPDVALSDSKQQFTPEDLGKVLDGLEARHPAAEDQDFVHRVENKRQRLEEIDDTIVELLAERMALGRKIGELKKIRGIALLQPAQWKKTVEKRTREGVARGMDEHFMLRIFQYIHEESLRQQENVLAGED from the coding sequence ATGGACGTTCAACTTGATGTTACCGGAATAGATTCATGGGGTTTCAAAAATGACGGACCGTTAATTATTGCAGGACCTTGTAGCGCTGAGTCCCGTGAGCAGCTTATGGATACAGCCAAAGGTATTGCCGATAAAGGGGTACATCTTTTGCGCGCCGGTATCTGGAAACCACGCACACGCCCTAACTGTTTTGAAGGTATGGGGGAAGAAGGTCTGAAGTGGTTGGTAGAAGCCAAAGAAGCTACTGGACTGCCCATTTCTTGTGAAACGGCCAATCCTGAACATGTTGAGCTTTGTCTAAAATACGGAGTGGATCTTATCTGGGTTGGTGCAAGAACAACAGTCAATCCTTTTGCTGTGCAGGCTCTCGCTGATGCACTAAAAGGGACTGATATTCCGGTGCTGGTTAAAAATCCCATTAATCCTGATGTTGAACTTTGGATAGGAGCTTTAGAGCGGCTTAATAAAGCCGGAGTTAAAAAACTCGGCGCTATCCATAGAGGTTTTTCTTCTGCGCGACCAACTGAATATCGTAATGCTCCAAACTGGAGAATTTTCATTGAACTGCGCCGTCGTTGTGAAGGTATGCCTATTATCTGTGATCCCAGTCATCTTTGCGGTAAGCGTGAACTCATTCCAGCAGTAGCGCAGAAAGCTTTAGATCTACTGTTTGATGGTCTTATGATTGAATCTCATATTAATCCTGACGTAGCCCTAAGTGACAGCAAACAGCAGTTTACACCTGAAGATTTAGGGAAAGTTCTTGATGGACTTGAAGCGCGCCATCCTGCTGCGGAAGATCAGGACTTTGTACACAGAGTCGAGAATAAGCGTCAGCGCCTTGAAGAAATTGATGATACCATTGTTGAGCTTCTTGCTGAACGTATGGCATTGGGACGTAAAATAGGGGAACTTAAAAAGATTCGTGGTATTGCTCTTCTTCAGCCTGCTCAGTGGAAAAAAACTGTTGAAAAACGTACTCGTGAAGGTGTTGCGCGTGGTATGGATGAACATTTTATGCTGCGTATTTTTCAGTATATTCATGAAGAATCTCTGCGTCAGCAGGAAAATGTGTTGGCCGGAGAAGACTAA
- a CDS encoding tetratricopeptide repeat protein, whose translation MSAESTFFHYQPVSGDKKKDEPKLITVVSLRSEAEKKQGKNYWLATKMDDNFFALQELNEKNVPSGPVNKITAADFGSKYILELNYFQQVVRPSMEDLDHVLERGETHRERGELYSAEMDYVDALAVDEENVRATFGLGLTYLEKGDVEMAKEVFTKVQELKSAFEPKHKHMFNDFGISMRKNGMYNEALLYYNRGIELDNDDENLFFNIARTHFEAGNWEKCVRYLTMCLEKNRGVEEARKFCNYLVNKTTSDDSMLREMGASGAGSRLRSDILNLLRQMQIAAGVDLDDAIEKTHEIRDRMIALEEEDIHMKEIEKDIYDLGDV comes from the coding sequence GTGAGTGCAGAATCAACATTTTTTCATTACCAGCCGGTTTCTGGCGATAAGAAAAAAGATGAACCAAAGCTTATAACAGTTGTTTCTCTACGTTCTGAAGCTGAGAAGAAACAGGGCAAGAACTATTGGCTGGCCACAAAGATGGATGATAATTTTTTTGCATTGCAGGAGCTAAATGAAAAGAATGTTCCGTCCGGTCCTGTAAATAAAATCACTGCTGCTGATTTCGGCTCAAAGTACATACTTGAACTGAACTATTTTCAACAGGTTGTGCGGCCATCAATGGAAGATTTAGATCATGTGCTTGAAAGAGGGGAAACCCATCGTGAGCGTGGTGAACTATATAGTGCAGAAATGGATTACGTTGACGCACTTGCAGTCGATGAAGAAAATGTTCGGGCAACATTTGGACTGGGATTGACCTACCTTGAAAAAGGTGATGTGGAGATGGCAAAGGAGGTCTTTACCAAGGTGCAGGAGTTGAAATCAGCTTTTGAGCCTAAGCATAAACATATGTTTAATGATTTCGGCATATCCATGCGTAAGAATGGAATGTATAATGAAGCTTTATTGTACTATAATCGAGGTATAGAACTGGATAATGATGATGAAAATCTGTTCTTCAATATTGCGAGAACACATTTTGAAGCAGGAAATTGGGAAAAGTGTGTTCGGTATCTTACTATGTGCCTTGAAAAGAACAGAGGTGTTGAAGAGGCACGTAAGTTTTGCAATTATCTGGTAAACAAAACGACTTCAGATGATTCCATGCTTCGCGAAATGGGAGCATCCGGTGCAGGAAGTCGATTGCGTAGTGATATTCTTAACCTGCTGCGTCAGATGCAGATAGCCGCTGGTGTTGATCTTGATGATGCCATCGAGAAAACACATGAAATCAGAGATCGAATGATTGCCCTTGAAGAGGAGGATATCCACATGAAGGAAATTGAAAAAGACATCTATGATCTCGGTGATGTCTAA
- a CDS encoding potassium channel family protein encodes MSEKIEVGVIGLGKFGLELAINLRKLGHNATGVDTSEERVKAAKPYLSHVFQADGTDRQTLEQLSFQDFNYVVVSTGDSMEASILVVLNLQEMGVNKIWVKAISEAHKKVLSKIGVDFVVFPEHFAAKQLAHKLSTPGMIEYLSMGHDILIKERTVTEWAGQTLIDLNLTNNYQVQVIAIRKNGSEELNFVPKANETLEHDDVLILIGTRENLLALP; translated from the coding sequence ATGTCTGAAAAAATAGAAGTAGGTGTTATCGGCCTTGGTAAGTTTGGTCTCGAGCTAGCTATTAATCTACGCAAGCTAGGCCATAATGCGACTGGAGTTGATACCAGTGAAGAGCGGGTTAAAGCTGCTAAACCATATCTTTCCCACGTTTTTCAGGCTGACGGTACTGACCGCCAGACATTGGAACAGTTGAGCTTTCAAGATTTTAATTATGTAGTGGTTTCCACCGGTGATTCCATGGAAGCAAGCATACTTGTTGTTCTTAATCTGCAGGAGATGGGTGTAAATAAAATATGGGTTAAAGCCATCAGCGAAGCCCATAAAAAGGTGCTCAGTAAAATAGGCGTGGATTTTGTTGTCTTCCCAGAACACTTCGCGGCCAAACAACTTGCGCACAAACTGTCCACCCCGGGAATGATAGAATACCTTTCCATGGGTCATGATATATTGATCAAAGAAAGAACTGTAACTGAATGGGCAGGACAAACACTTATTGATTTAAACTTGACCAATAATTATCAGGTGCAGGTTATTGCAATTAGAAAAAATGGCTCAGAAGAATTAAATTTTGTTCCCAAAGCGAATGAAACTTTAGAGCATGATGATGTGCTTATTCTGATCGGTACCAGAGAGAATTTATTAGCATTACCCTAG
- the metC gene encoding cystathionine beta-lyase: protein MHKISTKLVNGGNDAAMQQINTINPPLHRASTVLFDSYSDMLKANCGQFEGIEYGTSGLAAQKAFESAMVELDGSYGCKAFQSGISAIAMVLMAFTRQGDHILICDNVYGPTRHFCDGFLSKYGVKTDYLPSSAGADVIDFIRDETKLIFMESPGSNTFEIQDVPAITSICREKGVVSVIDNTWATPLYMNPFELGVDISIQSATKYITGHSDILLGTVSTNERYWETFKKCCGLFEAFAPQEDCYQALRGLRTLAVRLKHHELAALDVATWLSEHDMVDAVIHPALANHPQHELWKRDFKGSSGLFGFTLKEEFEDMDHSLFVDNLGLFGLGYSWGGYKSLITGGKFMRTNHFGYEGKTIFRLNIGMEDVDDLKQDLSKSLQKLKK from the coding sequence ATGCATAAGATATCTACAAAATTAGTTAATGGCGGTAATGATGCGGCAATGCAGCAGATCAATACTATCAACCCTCCTTTGCATCGGGCTTCTACTGTATTGTTCGATTCTTATTCGGATATGCTTAAAGCTAATTGCGGACAGTTCGAAGGGATAGAGTACGGGACATCCGGTCTGGCTGCACAAAAGGCTTTTGAGTCTGCTATGGTGGAGCTTGACGGTTCATACGGCTGCAAAGCATTTCAGTCAGGCATCAGTGCTATTGCCATGGTATTGATGGCTTTTACTCGTCAGGGCGATCATATTCTTATTTGTGATAATGTTTATGGCCCTACCCGCCATTTTTGTGATGGTTTTTTATCCAAATATGGCGTGAAGACTGACTATCTGCCTTCCAGCGCCGGAGCTGATGTTATTGATTTCATCAGAGATGAAACTAAACTTATTTTTATGGAATCTCCTGGTTCAAATACTTTTGAAATCCAAGATGTTCCGGCTATAACTTCTATCTGCAGGGAAAAAGGCGTTGTTTCTGTAATTGATAACACATGGGCAACTCCACTCTATATGAATCCTTTTGAGCTTGGCGTAGATATTTCGATTCAGTCTGCAACAAAGTATATTACAGGTCACTCAGATATCTTGCTGGGAACTGTATCTACAAATGAAAGGTATTGGGAAACCTTTAAAAAATGTTGCGGTCTGTTCGAGGCATTTGCGCCGCAGGAAGATTGTTATCAGGCGTTGCGGGGATTGCGTACACTTGCAGTGCGGTTAAAGCATCATGAACTTGCTGCTCTTGATGTGGCAACGTGGCTTTCTGAACATGATATGGTTGATGCTGTTATACATCCTGCTCTTGCAAACCATCCACAGCATGAGCTTTGGAAAAGAGATTTCAAGGGCTCCAGCGGTTTATTTGGATTTACTCTTAAAGAGGAATTTGAAGATATGGATCATTCGCTCTTTGTGGATAATCTTGGGCTGTTCGGGTTAGGTTATAGCTGGGGTGGCTACAAAAGTCTGATCACAGGTGGAAAATTCATGAGGACTAATCATTTCGGATACGAAGGTAAGACCATATTCAGATTGAATATAGGAATGGAAGACGTTGATGATTTGAAACAGGATTTGAGTAAGTCTCTTCAGAAATTAAAAAAGTAA
- the aroB gene encoding 3-dehydroquinate synthase: MPSVDVELRGEFDNSYEITVNYDIMNEVVSDLCARKFGHTPVVICDENTRELFGLNLADKLALKDIDPLLLTVPAGEHSKSIDVFGSLLEAMLEAGITRQDVVVALGGGVVGDLSGYVAGSYMRGINFVQVPTTLLSQVDSSVGGKVAVNISGGKNYCGMFYQPKRVYSDISALDTLPEREILSGLGEVVKHGFIYDREFVEFLHDNAEKILSLDKTVMPKVVARCCEIKADVVSRDEKEGGVRRILNYGHTVGHAIETFAGYKISHGECVAYGMRIVARACNKAGMLSDEELKLHESVMDKLNLATGCLDIETSQIMELMKRDKKVKQGAVVIVALDKLGNAVVNEDFPLEFIEAELLDFE; encoded by the coding sequence ATGCCAAGTGTTGACGTAGAATTACGGGGCGAGTTTGATAACTCTTACGAGATCACAGTTAACTACGACATTATGAATGAAGTTGTCAGTGATCTTTGTGCGCGTAAATTCGGCCATACTCCTGTTGTAATATGTGATGAAAATACTCGTGAGCTTTTCGGCCTTAACCTGGCCGATAAGCTCGCACTTAAAGATATTGACCCGCTGTTGCTTACTGTTCCTGCCGGCGAGCACAGCAAGTCTATTGATGTATTCGGTTCTCTGCTTGAAGCTATGCTTGAGGCTGGAATCACCCGTCAGGACGTGGTCGTAGCTCTCGGCGGTGGAGTTGTCGGAGATTTGTCCGGCTATGTTGCAGGAAGCTACATGCGTGGTATTAATTTTGTGCAGGTTCCGACAACATTGCTGTCTCAGGTTGATTCGTCTGTCGGTGGTAAGGTTGCTGTTAATATCAGTGGTGGCAAAAACTATTGTGGCATGTTTTATCAGCCCAAACGTGTCTATTCAGATATCTCCGCTCTTGATACTCTTCCTGAGCGTGAAATTCTCAGTGGACTTGGCGAAGTGGTTAAACATGGCTTTATATATGATAGAGAATTTGTCGAATTCCTGCATGATAATGCTGAAAAGATTCTCAGTCTTGATAAGACCGTCATGCCTAAAGTTGTAGCTAGATGTTGTGAAATCAAGGCTGATGTTGTGTCCCGCGATGAGAAGGAAGGTGGAGTACGCCGGATTCTTAATTACGGACATACTGTAGGACATGCTATTGAAACATTTGCCGGATACAAAATTTCCCATGGGGAATGTGTCGCTTATGGTATGAGAATTGTGGCTCGGGCTTGTAATAAAGCCGGAATGCTTTCAGATGAAGAGCTTAAGCTGCATGAATCCGTAATGGATAAACTTAATCTTGCCACAGGCTGTCTTGACATTGAGACGTCTCAGATCATGGAACTCATGAAAAGAGACAAGAAGGTTAAGCAGGGCGCAGTCGTTATTGTTGCTCTGGACAAGCTTGGTAATGCTGTTGTTAACGAAGATTTTCCTCTTGAGTTTATTGAGGCGGAATTGCTTGATTTTGAATAA
- a CDS encoding Hpt domain-containing protein translates to MKTGDRLLDIFQDETLERLDNIEDGLLKLENCASDCTPELINSIFRDAHSIKAGSNLLKLGKIEELSHKLENVLEMIRSEGLIPTELIITASLESVDKLRILSEDLLNSDSKSIRLQKTMLEVSVQRALAAQA, encoded by the coding sequence ATGAAAACTGGTGACAGGTTATTGGACATTTTTCAGGATGAAACATTAGAGCGGCTCGATAATATTGAAGACGGCCTGCTCAAGCTTGAGAATTGTGCCTCTGATTGTACTCCGGAATTGATTAATTCAATTTTCAGAGATGCTCATTCCATTAAAGCCGGATCCAATTTACTTAAGCTCGGTAAGATTGAAGAACTATCTCATAAATTGGAAAATGTTTTAGAGATGATCCGTTCTGAAGGATTGATTCCTACAGAACTTATTATAACTGCTTCTCTTGAGTCCGTTGATAAACTTCGTATTTTGTCTGAGGATTTGCTTAATAGTGATTCAAAGAGTATTCGGTTGCAGAAAACAATGCTTGAAGTTTCAGTGCAAAGAGCCCTTGCCGCTCAAGCTTGA
- a CDS encoding glycosyltransferase has product MNKAAKTIAWIGNTFFRTGMDELGYKTIHIPICGQQVFTWQDILEKTGDEPFAVVYADRSIAPPLAGVESYPCLTIFHCIDTHIHSWYPLYAQGFDICLVSLKDHLERFKPRLKESRLVWFPPIVMDADVPLEMEKEWDLLFVGKVDPVLTPARMKFLDKVAMRVPGLHVTQGEYRKLFPRARVVLNIAERGDLNFRVFEALACGACLLTPKIEQGLFDIFEDGRHLVSYEADNADDLVEKLNVLLKKDSLRKQIAKTGNELIESSHRIIHRAETLHNIICEMNVEKAIQNRLNAAPMLRKNFLKSIYLHWAEEIGIPEFQQIYLQAAKAQQIFLSEYD; this is encoded by the coding sequence ATGAACAAAGCAGCAAAAACAATCGCGTGGATAGGTAACACTTTCTTCCGTACCGGCATGGACGAACTTGGCTATAAAACCATTCACATTCCCATCTGCGGACAACAGGTATTTACTTGGCAGGACATTCTCGAAAAGACAGGGGATGAACCCTTTGCCGTGGTTTACGCAGATCGATCCATTGCCCCTCCTCTGGCAGGAGTAGAATCATATCCATGTCTGACTATTTTCCACTGCATCGATACCCATATTCATAGTTGGTATCCACTCTACGCCCAGGGATTCGATATCTGCCTTGTCAGTCTCAAAGATCACCTTGAACGTTTCAAGCCCAGACTTAAAGAATCAAGACTGGTCTGGTTTCCACCAATAGTCATGGATGCAGATGTTCCGCTTGAAATGGAAAAAGAGTGGGACTTACTATTTGTAGGTAAGGTGGACCCAGTGCTTACTCCTGCACGCATGAAATTTCTTGATAAAGTTGCTATGCGAGTGCCCGGATTACATGTAACACAGGGAGAATATCGTAAACTTTTTCCAAGAGCACGGGTTGTCCTCAATATAGCTGAACGCGGCGACCTTAATTTCAGAGTCTTTGAAGCCTTGGCCTGCGGAGCATGCTTACTGACTCCTAAAATCGAGCAAGGCCTTTTCGATATTTTTGAAGACGGCAGACATCTTGTCTCGTATGAAGCTGACAATGCCGATGACTTAGTAGAAAAATTGAACGTTCTTCTGAAAAAAGATTCATTAAGGAAGCAAATTGCCAAGACTGGAAACGAGCTGATCGAAAGCTCACATAGAATAATTCATCGCGCCGAAACACTACACAATATTATATGTGAAATGAACGTAGAAAAAGCAATCCAGAACCGTCTCAACGCGGCCCCCATGCTACGCAAAAATTTTCTTAAATCCATATATCTGCACTGGGCTGAGGAAATAGGAATACCTGAATTTCAACAAATATATTTGCAGGCAGCCAAGGCCCAGCAGATATTTTTATCTGAGTATGACTAA